Proteins from a genomic interval of Spiroplasma diminutum CUAS-1:
- the rpsD gene encoding 30S ribosomal protein S4: protein MSRYTGSTFKKARRYGFSILETGKEFSKGKKRTTAPGQHGARRSKLSGYGQQMQEKQKVKFMYGLTERQFRNTYARAKKIKGITGTIFLQQLESRLDNVIYRMGLSLTRQGARQLVSHGHILVNGQKLDIPSYSVKTTDVISVKDKMQKNDKIVEALASNAATVEFVKFDKAKMTGSLVRLPERKELNQEINEALIVEWYNRLIK from the coding sequence ATATACAGGTTCTACATTTAAAAAAGCTAGAAGATATGGATTTTCTATCTTAGAAACTGGGAAAGAATTCTCAAAAGGTAAAAAAAGAACTACAGCACCTGGGCAACATGGTGCAAGAAGATCAAAACTTTCAGGTTATGGTCAACAAATGCAAGAAAAACAAAAAGTTAAATTCATGTATGGTTTAACTGAAAGACAATTCAGAAACACTTATGCAAGAGCTAAAAAAATTAAAGGTATTACAGGAACAATTTTCTTACAACAATTAGAATCAAGATTGGATAACGTAATTTACAGAATGGGATTATCATTAACAAGACAAGGTGCAAGACAATTAGTTTCACACGGTCATATTTTAGTTAATGGTCAAAAATTGGATATTCCATCATATTCAGTAAAAACTACAGATGTTATTTCAGTTAAAGACAAAATGCAAAAAAATGACAAAATCGTTGAAGCATTAGCATCAAATGCAGCTACAGTAGAATTTGTTAAATTTGATAAAGCAAAAATGACTGGTTCATTAGTTAGATTACCAGAAAGAAAAGAATTAAACCAAGAAATCAATGAAGCGTTAATCGTTGAATGATACAACCGTTTAATTAAATAA
- a CDS encoding L-threonylcarbamoyladenylate synthase: MLKSKEIKLATTLLKENKVVILPTDTIYGLSAIFNEENEKQINLIKKSDQSKKLIVLFSKLSQIKNLVKITEQFKKNTKSKEPITQILKTKNSSIALRMVKRKDLKKIINRVGLIYSTSVNYSGNPFLTKLEEFRLFNIKVSEVFWDGELISKPSKIIDLIENKVIR; this comes from the coding sequence ATGCTTAAAAGTAAAGAAATTAAATTAGCTACAACTCTTTTAAAAGAAAATAAAGTTGTAATATTACCAACAGATACAATATATGGTTTAAGTGCGATTTTTAATGAGGAAAATGAAAAGCAAATAAATCTAATTAAAAAATCAGACCAATCTAAAAAACTAATAGTTTTATTTTCAAAATTATCTCAAATTAAAAATTTAGTTAAAATTACTGAGCAATTTAAAAAAAATACAAAGAGCAAAGAACCAATAACACAAATTTTAAAAACTAAAAATAGTTCAATTGCGTTAAGAATGGTTAAAAGAAAAGATTTAAAAAAGATAATAAATAGAGTTGGTTTAATTTATTCAACAAGTGTTAATTACTCTGGAAATCCTTTTTTAACTAAATTAGAAGAATTTAGATTATTTAATATAAAAGTAAGTGAAGTATTTTGGGATGGGGAACTAATTTCGAAACCTTCAAAAATAATAGATCTCATTGAAAATAAGGTAATTAGATAA